From a region of the Rhipicephalus microplus isolate Deutch F79 chromosome X, USDA_Rmic, whole genome shotgun sequence genome:
- the LOC142775946 gene encoding uncharacterized protein LOC142775946, with amino-acid sequence MASPAPAFVPAAVDSFQSSWKPEFPPLDQNEQQQMTWPESPQKSQESQQSWGEFMASEAGNGLGEMTRSVDIGWEESPTRRDNGEDTNDFDDGLPLPLEELDSCSAHAPTEPDPSAPTDQGDIYASAHWNGIPRYQTSLN; translated from the exons ATGGCGTCGCCAGCACCGGCATTTGTGCCAGCGGCCGTGGACAGCTTCCAGAGTTCGTGGAAGCCGGAGTTTCCACCACTTGATCAAAACGAGCAGCAGCAGATGACGTGGCCGGAGTCTCCACAGAAGTCCCAGGAGTCCCAGCAGAGCTGGGGAGAGTTCATGGCGTCGGAAGCAGGAAACGGGCTCGGGGAGATGACCAGATCGGTTGACATTGGAT GGGAGGAGTCTCCTACACGTCGCGACAATGGTGAGGACACGAACGACTTTGACGACGGGCTGCCCCTTCCTTTAGAAGAACTGGACAGCTGCTCGGCACATGCTCCTACCGAACCCGACCCGTCGGCGCCCACGGACCAAGGTGACATCTACGCTAGTGCTCATTGGAATGGCATCCCCCGTTACCAAACGTCCCTGAATTGA